The Paenibacillus swuensis genome contains the following window.
TATTATAACGAATCACTTAAAGGTTCGCCAATACTAATAGTAATATTTACGAATAACAAGAATAGATTAGGATTAGGTTATGCAGATGAGGAAAATTCACAGAGATGTGCTATTCAATCTCAATCTAGCATATTATTCTATGAAACTATCACTCTACTCATGGAGGAGGAGCTGAGCTTGATGAATCCAGATCTGCAAAATTTTAAAACCATTTTTTTAAGCATCATTTTGGAAGCTTTTCCTTTTATTTTGTTAGGCGTAATGGTATCCGCATTGCTTCAAATGTTTGTATCCGAAGAAACCATCAGACGTCTTATGCCGCGGAATTATATATTAGGGATTGTGGTTGCCTGTCTATTAGGGATCATTGCCCCTTTGTGCGAATGCGGAATGATTCCGGTGGTTCGGCAATTGATCCGTAAGGGAATGCCGGTTTATGCCGGCGTCACCTATATTCTTGCCGCGCCGATTATCAATCCGGTGGTTTTCGCCTCGACGTCCATGGCTTTTCGCGCGGAGCCGGATTTAGTGTTCGCTCGAATGGGACTGGCCTTTGTCGCTTCCGCGGTTATTGGACTCATTTTATACAAAACAGTGCGAGGCAATCCGTTGCGGGCTGCACCATCCGGCAATGCAGGTGTGCAACATCTGCATACTGATGTCCATGATCCTCACCATCATCATGAGCATGATGGTAAACATCATCACCATGACCACCATCACCATGTTCATCATCACCATCACAACCATCAGAAACTCGCAGGACGCGTTTCCGCTCTGTTGGCGCACGCTTCCGGTGAATTTTTTGATATGGGCAAATATCTGA
Protein-coding sequences here:
- a CDS encoding permease codes for the protein MNPDLQNFKTIFLSIILEAFPFILLGVMVSALLQMFVSEETIRRLMPRNYILGIVVACLLGIIAPLCECGMIPVVRQLIRKGMPVYAGVTYILAAPIINPVVFASTSMAFRAEPDLVFARMGLAFVASAVIGLILYKTVRGNPLRAAPSGNAGVQHLHTDVHDPHHHHEHDGKHHHHDHHHHVHHHHHNHQKLAGRVSALLAHASGEFFDMGKYLMFGALLTALIQTLLSRELLTSWGSDVMGGHLFMMGFAYILSICSTSDAFVASSFGSLFTKGPLLTFLVFGPMLDLKTTLMLLSTFRVKFVMGLMALIIVVVGVGSLITELILWK